A section of the Neofelis nebulosa isolate mNeoNeb1 chromosome 12, mNeoNeb1.pri, whole genome shotgun sequence genome encodes:
- the LOC131491926 gene encoding LOW QUALITY PROTEIN: zinc finger protein 658B-like (The sequence of the model RefSeq protein was modified relative to this genomic sequence to represent the inferred CDS: inserted 2 bases in 1 codon) yields the protein MMNPRLLEAVKKLDVSGDLSGDTYFVAEPGGKHSAVHFLTGLPAESVQPSALSQEQQHEHISGYCFIKPEVIFRLEQGEDPWLLEDEFLNRSYLGDCQLGLLEKSQESQHKYFSQVLFNNNKTLTTEQDKISGKLVHRGIDIFPSRKMLSKCDTDVPTCLDLYLLTPYSYSTKEAYEFNASSFNTSNERTNSGEKYFDYNQDLQVFSHVEELIQDQTFQILGQSFEHNEHDNAFHDKATSIKCKSAHIQEGSYKFGKNLCDKSNIVSPNIHIEKSHSEFDEDACIKTGNSFSKVTPLQRTETGEKTLGQKAHFREYQRTHTGVKSFECGKNLNHNLAITVQERTPTIETSCDNDTYRETFSSQSAFSLHQRIPRRQKQYESNECQESFSRSSSLIVHQRTPTSEKPYECNECGTAFSRKSSLVGHQRKHRAGKPYECKGCRKAFTYMACLRVHQTIHTGEKPYECNECGKTFTQKSSLGIHQRTHIGEKLYECNECGKSLAYQQHFRGHQRIHAVEKSYGCIKSGKTLSHKASLGMHQRTHTGENLYECNECGKTFTCMSHLRRHERTHTGRKPYRCIECGKTFLWEKILKIHWRIHTGEKPYACNECGRAFTYMSQLRAHQKKHTGQKPHECNECGKAFTRRSSLAIHQRTHTGEKPYECNECGKAYSWKSSLELHQRTHTGEKPYECNECQKAFTQKSSLVIHRKSHTGEKPYKCNECGKAYTWKSSLALHQRTHTADRLHKCNECGKAFTCMSRLRGHQKIHTGEKPYECIECGKTFLWKSFLRIHQRIHTGEKPYECNVCRKAYTWKSNLELHQRTHTGEKPHECNHCGKTFTQKSSLIIHQRTHTGEKPYECNECGKAYTCMSRLRGHQRIHTGEKLYECIECGKTFIWKSILRMHWRRHTQEKPYECNECGKAFTYKHHFRIHQRIHTGEKPYKCNECGKAYTQKSSLIIHQRNHTGEKPHECNECGKAFTCMSRLQGHQKIHTTKKPYKCIECGKTFLWKSLLRTHQRRHTQEKPYECNECGKGYTWKSSLELHQRTHTGEKPHECNDCGKTFTQKSSLIIHQRSHXGEKPYECNECGKAYTCVSRLRGHQRIHTGEKLNECIECGKIFVWKSVLRMHLRRHTQEKPYECNGCGRAFTYKHYLRIHQRTHTGEKPYECVECEKSFVRKSVLIAHQRMHAMKKC from the exons GATATTGCTTTATAAAACCAGAAGTAATCTTCAGGTTGGAACAAGGAGAAGACCCATGGTTATTAGAGGATGAATTTCTAAACAGAAGTTACCTGG GAGACTGCCAACTTGGTCTTTTAGAGAAGAGCCAGGAAAGCCAACACAAATATTTCTCTCAAGTCttattcaacaacaacaaaacattaacTACAGAGCAAGATAAAATTTCAGGAAAACTAGTTCATCGGGGCATAGACATTTTTCCTTCAAGAAAAATGCTCTCTAAATGTGACACTGATGTTCCTACATGCTTGGATCTCTATCTTTTGACCCCATATAGTTACTCAACCAAAGAGGCTTATGAGTTTAATGCATCTTCTTTCAATACTAGCAATGAGAGAACGAATAGTGGAGAGAAATATTTTGATTACAATCAAGATTTGCAAGTGTTTAGTCATGTGGAGGAACTTATTCAGGATCAGACTTTTCAGATTTTGGGGCAGTCTTTTGAACATAATGAACATGATAATGCTTTCCATGATAAGGCAACTTCCATTAAATGTAAGAGTGCCCACATACAAGAGGGATCTTATAAATTTGGAAAAAACTTATGTGATAAATCAAACATTGTCTCTCCAAATATTCACATAGAGAAGAGTCATTCTGAATTTGATGAAGATGCATGTATTAAAACCGGGAACAGTTTTAGTAAGGTTACTCCACTTCAGAGAACTGAAACAGGAGAGAAAACTTTAGGTCAAAAAGCACATTTCAGAGAATatcagagaactcacacaggaGTGAAATCCTTTGAATGTGGAAAAAACTTAAACCACAATTTAGCAATTACAGTGCAAGAGAGGACTCCCACAATAGAGACATCTTGTGATAATGACACTTATAGGGAAACTTTCAGTTCTCAGTCGGCTTTCAGTCTACATCAGAGAATTCCCAGGAGACAAAAACAGTATGAGAGCAATGAATGTCAAGAATCTTTCTCTAGAAGTTCATCCCTCATTGTACATCAAAGAACTCCCACAAGTgagaagccctatgaatgtaatgaatgtgggacaGCTTTTTCCAGGAAATCATCCCTAGTAGGGCATCAGAGAAAACACAGAGCGgggaaaccctatgaatgtaaagGATGCAGGAAAGCTTTTACCTATATGGCATGCCTCAGAGTGCATCAGACAATtcacacaggggagaaaccctatgaatgtaatgaatgtgggaaaacttTCACCCAGAAGTCAAGCCTTGGAATACATCAGAGAACTCACATAGGAGAGAAACtctatgaatgtaatgaatgtgggaagtcTTTGGCCTACCAACAACACTTCAGaggacatcagagaattcatGCAGTGGAGAAATCCTATGGATGTATTAAATCGGGTAAAACTTTGAGCCATAAGGCAAGCCTTGGAATgcatcagagaactcacacaggGGAAAATCtatatgaatgtaatgaatgtgggaaaacttTCACCTGCATGTCGCACCTTAGAAGACATGAGAGAACTCATACAGGGAGGAAGCCCTATCGATGTATAGAATGTGGGAAAACTTTCCTCTGGGAGAAAATCCTGAAGATACATTGGAGAATTCACACAGGGGAGAAACCTTATgcatgtaatgaatgtgggagaGCTTTTACCTACATGTCACAACTCAGAGCACATCAGAAAAAGCACACAGGGCAGAAACCCCATGAATGTAATGAGTGTGGGAAGGCTTTCACCCGGAGGTCAAGCCTTGCAAtacatcagagaactcacacaggggagaaaccctatgaatgtaatgaatgtgggaaagcttaCAGTTGGAAGTCTAGCCTTGAACtacatcagagaactcacacaggggagaagccctatgaatgtaatgaatgtcAGAAAGCTTTCACCCAGAAGTCAAGCCTTGTAATACATCGGAAAAGTCACACAGGGGAAAAACCCTATAAATGTAATGAGTGTGGGAAAGCTTACACCTGGAAGTCAAGTCTTGCACtacatcagagaactcacacagCAGACAGACTCcacaaatgtaatgaatgtgggaaagctttcaCCTGCATGTCACGCCTCCGAGGACATCAGAAAatccacacaggagagaaaccctatgaatgtataGAATGTGGGAAAACCTTCCTCTGGAAGTCATTCCTGAGAatacatcagagaattcacacaggagagaaaccctatgaatgtaatgtATGTCGGAAAGCTTATACCTGGAAGTCAAACCTTGAACtacatcagagaactcacacaggggagaagcccCATGAATGTAATCACTGTGGGAAGACTTTCACCCAGAAGTCAAGCCTTATAAtacatcagagaactcacacaggagagaaaccctatgaatgtaatgaatgtggaaaagcttACACCTGCATGTCACGCCTCAGAggacatcagagaattcacacagggGAGAAACTTTATGAGTGTATTGAATGTGGTAAAACTTTCATCTGGAAGTCAATCCTGAGAATGCACTGGAGGAGGCATACACAGGAGAAGCCATacgaatgtaatgaatgtgggaaagctttcaCGTACAAACACCACTTTAGAatacatcagagaattcacactggggagaaaccctataaatgtaATGAGTGTGGGAAAGCTTACACCCAGAAGTCAAGCCTTATAATACATCAGAGAAATCACACCGGGGAAAAACCccatgaatgtaatgaatgtgggaaagctttcaCCTGCATGTCACGCCTCCAAGGACATCAGAAAATCCACACAACGAAGAAACCCTATAAATGTATAGAATGTGGGAAAACATTCCTCTGGAAGTCATTGCTGAGAACACATCAGAGGAGACATACACAGgagaagccctatgaatgtaATGAGTGTGGGAAAGGTTATACCTGGAAGTCAAGCCTTGAACtacatcagagaactcacacaggTGAGAAACCTCATGAATGTAATGACTGTGGGAAGACTTTCACCCAGAAGTCAAGCCTTATAATACATCAAAGAAGTCA AGGGGAAAAACCATATGAATGTAACGAATGTGGAAAAGCTTACACCTGCGTGTCACGCCTCAGAggacatcagagaattcacacagggGAGAAACTCAATGAATGTATTGAATGTGGTAAAATTTTTGTCTGGAAGTCCGTCCTCAGAATGCACTTAAGGAGGCATACACAGGAGAAGCCATATGAATGTAATGGATGTGGGAGAGCTTTCACCTACAAACACTACTTGAGAAtacatcagagaactcacacaggggagaaaccctatgaatgtgtTGAGTGTGAGAAGAGTTTTGTTCGGAAATCGGTCCTCATAGCACATCAGAGAATGCATGCAATGAAGAAATGCTGA